From the genome of Deltaproteobacteria bacterium, one region includes:
- a CDS encoding FHA domain-containing protein, producing the protein MDDGRRREDPTILGEPDDPFEAALREVGRLDSDEVEAIGGDPADLETDPGSAEHSGRGSSAATDPGTRGPPEDMLVRLFILEGPGRGGSIEVPHLRTVVLGRSSRCEIPLRDLSVSRRHAELRWEAGRGYRVRDLGSRNGCAVDNERIDGWVDVASGQVIAIGDLRLRLEYEALKEQTFIREEPALTPAAPLYRPDDQRPPRPATGAAAEPPPAAPAVAARPARSPPPPRP; encoded by the coding sequence GTGGACGATGGGCGCCGGCGCGAGGATCCGACGATCCTCGGCGAGCCGGACGATCCCTTCGAGGCCGCCCTCCGCGAGGTGGGCCGGCTCGACTCCGACGAGGTCGAGGCCATCGGTGGGGATCCGGCCGATCTGGAGACGGATCCGGGCAGCGCAGAGCACTCCGGCCGGGGCTCGAGCGCGGCCACCGACCCCGGGACGCGGGGCCCCCCCGAGGACATGCTGGTCCGCCTCTTCATCCTGGAGGGGCCCGGGCGGGGCGGTAGCATCGAGGTTCCCCACCTGCGTACGGTGGTGCTGGGCCGATCCAGCCGCTGCGAGATCCCCCTGCGCGACCTCTCGGTCTCCCGCCGCCACGCCGAGCTCCGCTGGGAGGCCGGCCGGGGCTACCGGGTGCGGGATCTGGGCAGCCGAAACGGCTGCGCGGTCGACAACGAGCGCATCGACGGCTGGGTCGACGTGGCCTCCGGGCAGGTCATCGCTATCGGCGATCTGCGCCTCCGGCTGGAGTACGAGGCCCTCAAGGAGCAGACCTTCATCCGGGAGGAGCCCGCCCTCACCCCGGCCGCGCCCCTCTACCGGCCGGACGACCAGCGCCCGCCGCGGCCGGCGACCGGCGCCGCGGCCGAGCCGCCCCCCGCGGCGCCAGCCGTCGCCGCGCGGCCCGCCCGATCACCCCCGCCTCCCCGCCCCGA